One window of Parabacteroides sp. FAFU027 genomic DNA carries:
- the kdpB gene encoding potassium-transporting ATPase subunit KdpB, with the protein MKRAKNIGMFDKELIGVALKDSFIKLNPKTQLKNPVMFVVFVGAILTTILVIQDLINHSFSGFNLQITIWLWFTLLFANFAESMAEGRGKAQADSLRKLKTNSYARKLEGDKEVQVLANDLHKGDIVVCEAGDIIPLDGDVIEGIATIDESAVTGESAPVIRESGGDRSAVTGGTKVLSDKIIVSIVSDPGHSFIDRMIALVEGAKRKKTPNEIALSILLSGLTIVFLLVTVTLQPFAVYTASQSGEHVTLTLPILISLLVCLIPTTIGGLLSAIGISGMDRLMSKNVIAKSGRAVEAAGDIDVLLLDKTGTITLGNRMATEFVPTAGVNEQQLADIAQLSSLSDDTPEGRSIVVLAKEKFNIRGRELHDMHVNFIPFTAQTRMSGIDILNKEGEVIKSIRKGAAEAIKNYVESQNNVYPEDIDKAVNQISSEGSTPLVVTEDGKVVGVIRLKDIVKGGIRERFARLRKMGIKTVMITGDNPLTAAAIAAEAGVDDFIAEAKPEDKLGRIRQEQADGKLVGMIGDGTNDAPALAQADVGVAMNTGTQAAREAGNMVDLDSNPTKLIEIVETGKQLLMTRGALTTFSIANDIAKYFAIIPAVFAGVYAMGGAKGPLSVLNIMYLQSPESAVLSSVIFNALIIVALIPLALKGVTYRPEGATVVLRRNILIYGLGGVILPFIAIKAIDLLINFLHLV; encoded by the coding sequence ATGAAGCGTGCGAAAAATATAGGAATGTTCGATAAGGAGCTGATCGGAGTAGCCCTTAAAGACTCATTTATCAAATTAAATCCGAAAACCCAGCTGAAAAATCCGGTGATGTTTGTCGTATTTGTGGGCGCTATTCTGACGACCATACTTGTCATTCAGGATTTGATCAACCACTCTTTCAGCGGATTTAATCTTCAGATTACGATCTGGCTGTGGTTTACGTTACTCTTTGCCAATTTTGCAGAGTCAATGGCAGAAGGGCGTGGAAAGGCGCAAGCCGACTCTTTACGCAAACTGAAAACCAACTCTTATGCCCGTAAACTCGAAGGAGATAAAGAGGTTCAGGTTTTGGCAAATGATCTGCACAAAGGCGATATTGTGGTGTGTGAAGCCGGAGACATCATTCCGCTTGATGGCGATGTGATCGAAGGTATTGCAACGATTGACGAATCGGCGGTGACCGGTGAATCTGCCCCTGTGATTCGTGAAAGCGGTGGTGACCGTTCGGCAGTAACGGGCGGAACCAAGGTGTTGAGCGATAAGATTATCGTAAGCATTGTTTCCGATCCCGGACACTCATTTATCGACCGTATGATTGCTCTGGTGGAAGGTGCTAAACGCAAGAAAACCCCTAACGAGATTGCCTTGAGTATTCTGCTCTCGGGTTTGACTATCGTATTCTTGCTCGTTACCGTTACATTGCAACCATTTGCAGTTTATACGGCTTCTCAATCGGGTGAACATGTAACATTGACTCTGCCGATCCTGATTTCCTTATTGGTTTGTCTGATTCCGACTACCATTGGCGGACTTTTGAGCGCTATTGGTATCAGCGGCATGGACCGGTTGATGTCGAAAAACGTGATTGCTAAAAGCGGCCGTGCCGTAGAAGCAGCCGGTGACATTGACGTATTACTGCTCGATAAAACCGGTACTATCACCTTAGGAAACCGTATGGCAACTGAGTTTGTCCCCACCGCCGGAGTGAATGAGCAGCAACTGGCTGATATTGCCCAGCTTTCATCCTTGTCCGATGACACACCGGAAGGCCGTTCCATCGTGGTGTTGGCGAAAGAGAAATTCAATATCCGCGGACGCGAATTACATGATATGCACGTCAACTTTATTCCTTTTACGGCACAAACCCGTATGAGTGGCATTGATATTTTGAATAAAGAAGGCGAGGTAATTAAATCCATCCGAAAAGGAGCTGCCGAAGCGATCAAAAACTATGTGGAATCACAGAATAATGTCTATCCGGAAGATATTGATAAAGCTGTAAATCAGATCTCATCTGAAGGATCAACTCCATTGGTAGTAACAGAAGATGGTAAAGTGGTTGGTGTCATTCGCCTGAAAGATATTGTGAAAGGAGGTATCCGCGAACGTTTTGCCCGCTTGCGTAAGATGGGAATAAAAACGGTAATGATTACCGGTGATAATCCGTTGACAGCTGCCGCTATTGCTGCCGAAGCTGGTGTCGATGACTTCATTGCAGAAGCCAAACCGGAAGATAAACTCGGACGTATCCGTCAGGAACAGGCCGACGGAAAACTGGTGGGTATGATCGGTGATGGAACTAACGACGCCCCTGCCCTTGCCCAGGCTGACGTAGGTGTGGCGATGAATACCGGCACGCAGGCAGCCCGTGAAGCCGGAAATATGGTGGACCTCGATAGTAACCCAACCAAACTGATTGAAATCGTGGAAACCGGCAAACAGCTGCTAATGACCCGCGGTGCTTTGACAACCTTTAGTATTGCCAATGACATTGCCAAATATTTCGCCATTATCCCGGCCGTGTTTGCGGGTGTTTACGCGATGGGTGGAGCCAAAGGCCCTTTGTCGGTATTGAATATCATGTACCTGCAAAGTCCTGAAAGCGCAGTACTGAGTTCGGTGATTTTCAATGCCCTGATTATTGTTGCCTTAATCCCGTTAGCATTAAAAGGGGTAACTTACCGTCCTGAAGGAGCGACTGTTGTTTTGCGCCGTAATATCCTGATTTATGGTTTGGGTGGTGTTATTTTACCGTTTATAGCCATCAAAGCGATTGACTTACTGATTAATTTTTTACATTTGGTTTAA
- the kdpC gene encoding potassium-transporting ATPase subunit KdpC encodes MKSSILTSIKLLLAMTILTGVLYPLLVFGLAQAIFPNKANGSLIKTGKGNIGSELIGQKFTGNQYFQGRPSAIDYNPDCSGASNLSITSEKLRQQVAQRDSVWLASNGQSKETAIPAEMRYASGSGLDPHISPESALLQVARVAKARHLSSIQQNKLTNLVKQQIEGRQLGCLGEERVNVLLLNIEVDKQFPVK; translated from the coding sequence ATGAAGAGTTCTATTTTAACTTCGATAAAGCTGTTATTGGCCATGACGATCCTGACGGGAGTCCTTTATCCATTGCTTGTATTTGGATTGGCTCAGGCTATTTTCCCGAATAAAGCGAATGGCAGCCTGATTAAAACCGGCAAAGGCAATATCGGTTCTGAGCTGATCGGACAAAAGTTTACCGGAAATCAATATTTCCAGGGGCGACCATCAGCAATAGATTACAATCCGGATTGTTCAGGTGCAAGTAACCTTTCTATTACTTCGGAAAAACTCAGACAACAAGTAGCTCAACGTGATTCAGTCTGGCTGGCCTCTAATGGACAGAGTAAAGAGACTGCTATTCCAGCTGAAATGCGTTATGCTTCAGGAAGCGGACTTGATCCTCATATTTCCCCTGAATCGGCTTTGCTACAAGTAGCACGTGTTGCAAAAGCCAGACATCTTTCGTCAATTCAACAGAATAAATTGACAAATCTTGTAAAACAGCAGATTGAAGGTCGTCAATTAGGATGTCTCGGTGAAGAACGGGTCAATGTGTTATTGCTTAATATTGAGGTGGATAAACAATTTCCAGTGAAATAA
- a CDS encoding sensor histidine kinase, with the protein MIDDIEGRPNPDELLRLIQKEESVEKRGKLKIFFGMCAGVGKTYAMLQAAHVLKREGLDVVVGLVETHKRQETEALVQGLEVLPRMKIPYRSVTFEEMDIDAILQRNPQYVLVDELAHTNVPGSRHAKRYQDVTELLDNGINVLTTVNVQHIESRSGTVTEITGIHIHETVPDSFIALADEIELIDISTDDLLKRLEEGKVYIPERAQHAVENFFRKGNLHALRELSLRITAEKVDDDMLDYMRAKNITGPWKTTEKLMVAVGPSPYSAKLIRWTRRMAYNLGASWLAVCVDTGHKLSEEDRNLLNKNIELSEKLGATIIHVANTDVVDGLLQVGKEYNVSQIVVGKTLDKKNIWNPLSKKNISDRLIQESGNIDIYAIKADKSATTGKQKRVLFEGISFKSRDYTIALTVVTLVSLICFPLSGLMGYQTVGIIFLIMIAVLSLILGRGPVILTAFLNFLIWNYFFIPPLFTFHIQRVEDVFTLFAYFLIAMVSAVFVTKIRKNQIVLMKSQQHITMLNSMLEALNRTNSIKEVAARTQDKLQKYFSADAAILLKNKDGKGLDKRIFGNKKMISEKNWSVASWVFNNGQAAGRFTDTLSNSDIQVIPLTTVNEIIGVLCIKFLENKRPDHNDMMVLHNFVGQVSTAIEREINIDLIRENEVALESQKLFQTVLNSVSHELRTPISIISSAISNLNDEKTAANPDIRSGICEELNLASKRLNVLVENILDMSKIESGYLQLNLQIHDISDLIGSALNDLRPELSEYSLKTEVQDNLPMLNFDFNWLKQALVNVIHNAIDYSPEGGEIILKAHQLESGLIQLEVSDSGKGVPDLTLDKLFDKFYRIPGSKSGGMGLGLTIAKAIVEAHGGSISAQNRKHGGLKVIFQLKQ; encoded by the coding sequence ATGATAGATGATATTGAAGGACGCCCAAATCCGGATGAACTCCTGCGCCTGATTCAGAAAGAAGAAAGCGTCGAAAAAAGAGGAAAACTGAAAATCTTCTTCGGCATGTGTGCCGGTGTGGGTAAGACGTATGCCATGCTTCAGGCCGCACATGTCCTGAAACGGGAAGGTCTGGATGTAGTCGTAGGTTTGGTGGAGACGCATAAACGGCAGGAGACTGAAGCGCTTGTCCAGGGATTGGAGGTGCTACCCCGCATGAAGATCCCTTATCGCTCCGTGACCTTCGAAGAAATGGATATTGATGCAATTCTCCAACGTAATCCTCAGTACGTTCTTGTCGATGAACTCGCTCATACGAATGTGCCGGGAAGCCGTCATGCTAAACGTTACCAAGATGTAACGGAACTACTGGATAACGGAATCAACGTTTTAACCACAGTTAATGTACAGCACATAGAGAGCCGTTCAGGAACTGTGACCGAAATTACAGGTATTCATATACACGAAACGGTCCCGGATTCGTTCATTGCCCTGGCAGACGAAATCGAACTGATCGATATCTCCACCGACGATTTGTTGAAACGCCTTGAAGAGGGAAAAGTCTATATTCCGGAACGGGCACAGCATGCCGTGGAGAATTTCTTTCGCAAAGGCAATCTGCACGCTCTGCGCGAGCTTTCCCTTCGTATCACTGCCGAAAAGGTGGATGATGATATGCTTGATTATATGCGGGCAAAAAACATTACCGGGCCCTGGAAAACCACCGAAAAGCTGATGGTTGCCGTTGGCCCGAGTCCCTATTCTGCAAAACTAATTCGCTGGACACGACGAATGGCTTATAATCTGGGTGCAAGCTGGTTGGCTGTATGTGTGGATACAGGGCACAAACTATCGGAAGAAGACCGGAATCTGCTCAATAAAAATATTGAGCTTTCAGAAAAGTTGGGCGCAACCATTATACACGTTGCCAATACCGATGTGGTAGACGGACTTTTGCAGGTAGGCAAGGAATATAATGTATCCCAGATTGTGGTGGGCAAAACGCTGGACAAAAAAAACATATGGAATCCGTTATCTAAAAAGAACATTTCAGACCGTCTGATACAAGAGAGTGGGAATATCGATATTTACGCTATCAAGGCCGACAAATCAGCAACAACCGGAAAGCAGAAACGCGTTTTATTTGAAGGAATATCATTCAAATCAAGGGATTATACAATAGCGCTAACCGTCGTTACATTAGTCTCTTTGATCTGTTTTCCATTGAGCGGCTTAATGGGATACCAGACTGTAGGTATTATTTTCCTGATTATGATTGCCGTCCTCTCTCTGATTTTAGGCCGTGGGCCGGTAATATTGACGGCATTTCTGAATTTTCTTATCTGGAACTATTTCTTTATACCTCCACTGTTTACCTTTCATATCCAACGCGTGGAAGATGTATTCACTTTGTTTGCCTATTTTCTGATCGCGATGGTTTCAGCTGTCTTTGTGACTAAAATACGGAAAAACCAAATCGTGTTAATGAAAAGTCAGCAGCATATTACCATGCTTAATTCCATGCTTGAAGCGTTGAACCGTACCAATTCCATCAAGGAAGTGGCGGCACGAACTCAGGATAAACTCCAGAAATATTTCTCTGCTGATGCTGCAATCCTGCTTAAGAATAAGGACGGTAAAGGTCTGGATAAAAGAATCTTTGGAAATAAAAAGATGATCAGTGAAAAGAACTGGTCTGTAGCTTCCTGGGTTTTTAACAACGGACAAGCGGCTGGTCGGTTTACGGATACATTGAGCAACTCAGATATTCAGGTCATCCCATTGACTACTGTCAATGAAATTATCGGCGTGCTCTGTATTAAATTTCTCGAAAATAAGCGTCCCGACCATAACGATATGATGGTATTACACAATTTTGTCGGTCAGGTCTCTACAGCCATTGAGCGGGAAATCAACATAGACCTGATTCGTGAAAATGAAGTGGCGTTAGAGTCTCAAAAGCTCTTCCAGACTGTTTTAAACAGCGTTTCACACGAATTGCGGACACCAATTTCAATCATTTCTTCAGCTATTTCAAATTTGAATGATGAAAAAACGGCAGCAAATCCCGATATTCGTTCCGGCATTTGTGAAGAACTCAATCTGGCTTCCAAGCGGCTCAATGTTTTGGTGGAAAATATCCTCGATATGTCAAAGATTGAATCCGGATATTTGCAGTTAAATCTACAGATACATGATATTTCCGATCTCATTGGATCAGCATTGAACGATTTGCGGCCGGAGCTTTCGGAATATTCTTTGAAAACAGAAGTACAGGACAATCTGCCCATGCTCAATTTCGATTTCAATTGGCTCAAACAAGCGTTGGTCAATGTGATCCACAATGCTATCGATTATTCCCCGGAAGGCGGAGAAATTATCCTCAAAGCACATCAACTGGAGTCGGGGCTGATACAACTGGAAGTATCAGATAGCGGGAAAGGGGTTCCTGATCTGACTCTGGACAAACTTTTTGACAAATTCTACCGCATCCCGGGCTCAAAAAGCGGAGGAATGGGCCTTGGACTTACCATTGCAAAAGCGATTGTGGAAGCGCACGGCGGTAGCATCTCTGCCCAAAACCGGAAACACGGAGGATTGAAAGTGATTTTCCAATTGAAACAATAA
- a CDS encoding response regulator, whose amino-acid sequence MEENKGKYKVLIVDDEPPIRRMLTITLEAHDYKAYLAEDAKSAMLAATMYNPDVILLDLGLPDKSGLQVLKQLREWSKTPIIVLTVMDDEMTKIAALDQGADDYVTKPFNTGELLARIRVALRHSRKEEESPLFVSGRLSVDLVARVVMLDNAEVKLTATEYAILALFVKHAGRVLTHSFIMKEIWGNPYSDNAQILRVHVAQLRKKIETNPAMPELLITESGVGYRFKKI is encoded by the coding sequence ATGGAAGAAAATAAAGGAAAATACAAAGTACTGATCGTCGATGATGAGCCACCGATTCGTCGGATGCTGACCATCACACTCGAAGCGCACGACTATAAAGCCTATCTGGCGGAAGATGCAAAAAGTGCTATGCTGGCTGCAACCATGTACAACCCGGATGTAATCCTGCTGGACCTGGGATTGCCTGATAAAAGCGGACTTCAGGTGCTGAAGCAACTGCGGGAATGGTCAAAGACGCCTATCATCGTCCTTACCGTTATGGATGACGAAATGACAAAAATCGCGGCTTTGGATCAGGGGGCTGATGATTACGTGACCAAACCTTTTAATACCGGAGAACTATTGGCCCGCATCCGTGTAGCGCTGCGTCATTCACGTAAAGAGGAAGAATCCCCGTTGTTTGTCAGTGGAAGGTTGTCTGTTGACCTTGTAGCCCGCGTTGTGATGCTTGATAATGCAGAAGTTAAACTCACAGCTACCGAATACGCCATTCTGGCGCTTTTTGTCAAACATGCTGGTCGGGTTTTGACGCACTCTTTTATTATGAAAGAGATTTGGGGAAATCCCTATTCCGACAATGCACAGATACTACGTGTACATGTGGCACAACTCCGAAAGAAAATTGAGACAAATCCGGCAATGCCTGAGCTCCTGATTACCGAATCAGGGGTTGGTTACCGGTTCAAAAAGATATAA
- a CDS encoding KUP/HAK/KT family potassium transporter codes for MSKTKHDSAIQKITLAGLIVTLGIVYGDIGTSPLYTMSAILGGAKQINELLVLGGISCIFWTLTLQTTIKYVIITLRADNHGEGGIFALFALLKKKTSTVAILTMIGGSTLLADGVITPAITVTTAVEGLRLITPNVPVVPVVLLILAVLFFVQQFGSNFVGTSFGPVMFIWFLTLGILGVSQIVTMPHVLLALNPAYAIELLTEYPSGILLLGAVFLCTTGAEALYSDLGHCGIKNIQISWIFVKVMLILNYFGQGAWILSHVGIAKSVNPFYAVMPSWFLIPGIILATAAAVIASQALISGSYTLVSESISLSFWPKFKIAYPTNVKGQVYIPLVNWFLWLACSFVVVFFGKSQNMEAAYGLSITITMIMTTMLLSSYLPREGYMKVFRFVLIAMFITIETVFLIANLHKFMYGGWFTILLALVFFTIMYGWYYGRKIKNRYITFTSLRKHLDMFTDLKNDDSVPLLSGNLVYITKADHLMQIESKIIYSIFRKNPKRANTYFLLHIDNDDAPETFEYHVNQIIPGTLIKIDFRLGFKIERRINLYFRQVIEDMVSKGEFSLESPYESLRKYNITSNFLFVNLDRIMTEDYKLQPQESFVMNLHNIIRHISNTDVKALGLDTSSVIEEKVPILLQQATPSRITRSDKQFLHDKQIND; via the coding sequence ATGAGCAAGACGAAACACGATTCGGCCATTCAAAAAATCACATTAGCCGGCCTAATTGTAACCTTAGGAATTGTTTACGGGGACATCGGTACCAGTCCTTTGTATACCATGAGCGCTATCCTGGGGGGAGCAAAACAGATCAACGAACTCCTTGTGTTGGGAGGCATTTCCTGTATCTTCTGGACACTGACACTTCAGACCACCATCAAATATGTCATTATCACCCTTAGGGCTGACAACCACGGTGAAGGAGGTATTTTTGCCCTGTTTGCCTTATTGAAAAAGAAAACGAGCACAGTCGCCATCCTGACAATGATTGGTGGTAGTACCTTGCTGGCCGATGGGGTTATCACTCCTGCCATCACCGTAACCACCGCTGTGGAAGGATTGAGGCTAATCACTCCGAATGTGCCTGTTGTTCCGGTAGTACTGCTTATTCTGGCAGTATTATTCTTTGTGCAGCAGTTCGGTAGTAACTTTGTCGGAACCTCATTCGGCCCGGTTATGTTTATCTGGTTCCTGACTTTGGGCATTTTAGGTGTAAGTCAGATCGTAACCATGCCACACGTTTTACTGGCGCTAAACCCTGCTTATGCCATCGAATTATTAACCGAATATCCAAGCGGTATCCTATTGCTGGGGGCAGTCTTCCTGTGTACAACGGGAGCCGAGGCACTTTATTCCGACCTTGGGCACTGCGGAATCAAGAACATCCAAATCTCATGGATTTTTGTAAAAGTAATGTTGATTCTCAACTATTTCGGTCAGGGCGCATGGATTCTTAGCCATGTGGGTATTGCAAAAAGTGTCAACCCCTTCTACGCTGTAATGCCGTCCTGGTTCCTGATCCCGGGTATCATCCTTGCTACTGCAGCTGCAGTTATTGCCAGTCAGGCATTAATTAGTGGTTCCTATACGCTTGTGAGCGAATCTATTTCCCTGAGCTTCTGGCCCAAATTTAAAATCGCCTATCCTACAAACGTAAAAGGTCAGGTTTACATTCCGTTGGTGAACTGGTTCTTGTGGCTGGCATGCTCTTTCGTCGTTGTATTCTTTGGTAAATCGCAAAACATGGAAGCGGCTTACGGTCTTTCCATCACTATTACGATGATTATGACCACCATGCTTCTCTCCTCCTATCTGCCCCGTGAAGGATATATGAAGGTATTCCGGTTTGTTCTGATTGCCATGTTTATTACCATTGAGACAGTGTTTTTGATTGCCAATCTGCATAAATTCATGTACGGTGGTTGGTTTACAATCCTACTGGCCTTAGTGTTTTTTACCATCATGTACGGATGGTATTATGGCCGTAAGATCAAGAACCGCTATATCACCTTCACCAGCCTCCGCAAGCACCTGGATATGTTTACCGACCTGAAAAATGACGATTCAGTACCTTTGCTCAGCGGTAACCTTGTCTATATTACAAAGGCTGATCACCTGATGCAGATTGAATCAAAAATCATCTATTCCATTTTCAGGAAAAACCCCAAACGGGCTAACACCTACTTCCTGCTTCACATCGACAATGACGATGCTCCGGAAACATTTGAATATCATGTAAATCAGATTATCCCCGGCACATTGATTAAAATCGACTTCCGACTCGGATTTAAGATTGAACGAAGAATCAATCTCTACTTCCGCCAGGTGATTGAGGATATGGTTTCCAAAGGGGAATTTTCGCTGGAAAGCCCTTACGAATCCCTGCGCAAATATAACATCACATCCAACTTCCTCTTTGTAAACCTCGACCGCATTATGACCGAGGACTACAAACTGCAACCACAGGAAAGCTTCGTAATGAACCTGCACAACATTATTCGCCACATCAGTAACACCGATGTCAAAGCATTGGGTCTGGATACAAGCTCGGTTATCGAAGAAAAAGTACCTATCCTGTTGCAACAGGCGACTCCGTCACGCATCACACGGTCGGACAAACAATTCCTCCATGACAAACAGATTAACGACTAA
- a CDS encoding SDR family NAD(P)-dependent oxidoreductase — MKRAIVLGASSGIGQGVARELVKEGYRVGITGRRTELLEKLKAENPENYIIQTFDITDITTSVNHLKELVDKMGGLDLLLINSGTGHRNEALDFEVEKPAILTNVLGFTAIADWAFNYFREKEEGHIAVVSSVAGIRGMRFAPAYGASKAYQINYMQALRNKARKLRLPIVISDIRPGFVDTAMAQGEGIFWVAPVEKAARQIVCSLLRKDEIIYVSRRWRGMAQLIRLIPRFLYEKI; from the coding sequence ATGAAACGAGCAATTGTATTAGGAGCCTCCTCCGGCATTGGACAAGGTGTTGCCAGAGAATTGGTAAAAGAAGGCTATCGGGTTGGAATTACCGGAAGAAGAACCGAACTACTGGAGAAACTTAAAGCAGAAAATCCGGAAAACTATATTATCCAGACTTTTGACATTACCGATATAACCACGTCTGTCAATCATTTGAAAGAACTAGTCGATAAAATGGGCGGACTGGATTTACTGTTAATCAACTCAGGTACAGGACATCGAAATGAAGCGCTGGATTTTGAAGTGGAGAAACCGGCCATACTGACCAATGTACTGGGATTTACGGCAATCGCTGACTGGGCGTTTAACTATTTCAGAGAGAAAGAGGAAGGACATATTGCGGTGGTCAGCTCTGTGGCAGGCATTCGGGGAATGCGTTTTGCACCTGCCTATGGCGCCTCTAAAGCTTACCAAATCAACTACATGCAGGCGTTAAGGAATAAAGCCCGAAAACTGAGATTACCCATAGTCATTAGTGACATTCGTCCGGGATTTGTAGATACGGCGATGGCTCAGGGTGAAGGTATCTTTTGGGTAGCCCCCGTGGAAAAAGCTGCCCGACAAATCGTATGCTCGCTGCTTCGAAAAGACGAAATTATCTACGTTTCCCGTCGATGGAGGGGGATGGCACAACTGATTCGACTGATTCCCCGTTTTTTATATGAAAAAATATAA
- a CDS encoding CYTH domain-containing protein — MGQEIERKFLVNSDEFKQLAKGIHYRQGYMSRTEKGVVRVRIAGDKGFLTIKGKKSGISRLEYEYEIPVEDAAEMLDRLCMKPDIEKYRYHIDFEGFTWEVDEFLGANAGLVVAEIELPEEDTPFTKPDWIGAEVSHDARYFNSNLIKHPYSEW; from the coding sequence ATGGGGCAGGAGATTGAACGCAAGTTTCTGGTAAATTCGGATGAATTCAAACAATTGGCCAAAGGTATTCATTACCGTCAGGGATACATGAGCCGGACCGAAAAAGGTGTTGTCCGGGTACGTATTGCCGGAGACAAGGGCTTTCTGACAATAAAAGGAAAGAAGAGTGGTATTTCACGCCTGGAATATGAATATGAAATTCCGGTGGAGGATGCAGCCGAAATGCTGGACAGGTTATGTATGAAGCCCGATATTGAGAAATACCGCTATCATATAGACTTCGAGGGTTTTACGTGGGAAGTCGATGAGTTTCTGGGCGCAAATGCCGGCCTTGTAGTCGCCGAAATTGAATTGCCGGAAGAAGATACTCCGTTTACCAAGCCGGATTGGATTGGAGCTGAAGTATCGCACGATGCCCGATACTTCAATTCCAATTTGATAAAACATCCTTATTCGGAGTGGTAG
- the cydB gene encoding cytochrome d ubiquinol oxidase subunit II has protein sequence MDYTFLQQYWWFLVSLLGALLVFLLFVQGGQTLIYTIGKTELEQTMLINATGRKWEFTFTTLVTFGGAFFASFPLFYSTSFGGAYWVWMIILFCFIIQAVAYEFRSKKGNFLGKKTYEVFLLINGFGGLILLGTAVATFFTGSEFVVNKLNLTNPMMPVISSWTNPLHGLEAALSIHNLLLGLAVLFLARVLGALYYINSIDDETIFARSKKQVLVNAIPFLVTFLAFVGWTLFGDGFAVNPETQSVYLAPAKYFHNLIEMPVVLIIFLLGVVAVLFGIGKTLFSPKYTKGIWFAGIGTVLTVLALFLIAGYNNTAYYPSTTDLQSSLTIYNSSSSPFTLKAMSIVSLLIPFVLAYIFYAWKAINNKPIDAAEMTADEHSY, from the coding sequence ATGGACTATACATTTTTGCAACAATATTGGTGGTTTCTGGTTTCGTTACTGGGAGCTTTGTTGGTTTTCCTTCTGTTTGTACAAGGCGGACAGACGCTAATATATACTATCGGAAAAACTGAACTTGAACAAACTATGCTGATTAATGCAACCGGTCGCAAGTGGGAATTTACTTTCACTACGTTGGTGACGTTTGGTGGCGCTTTTTTTGCATCATTTCCTCTCTTTTATTCAACCAGTTTTGGCGGTGCCTACTGGGTGTGGATGATTATCCTGTTCTGCTTTATTATTCAGGCGGTAGCTTATGAGTTCAGAAGTAAGAAAGGTAATTTCCTGGGAAAAAAGACTTACGAGGTTTTTCTATTGATTAACGGTTTTGGAGGACTGATTCTGTTGGGTACAGCTGTTGCTACTTTCTTTACCGGTTCGGAGTTTGTGGTTAACAAACTGAATCTGACCAATCCGATGATGCCTGTTATTTCCAGTTGGACCAATCCGTTGCACGGCCTTGAGGCTGCTTTGAGCATACATAACTTGTTGCTTGGCCTGGCTGTGTTATTCTTGGCCCGGGTGCTGGGTGCATTGTATTACATCAACAGCATTGACGATGAAACGATTTTTGCACGCTCTAAAAAACAGGTGTTGGTTAATGCGATTCCGTTCCTTGTAACCTTCCTTGCTTTTGTGGGATGGACTCTCTTTGGTGATGGCTTTGCTGTAAATCCTGAGACACAGTCGGTTTACTTGGCTCCTGCAAAATATTTCCACAACCTGATTGAAATGCCGGTAGTGCTGATTATTTTCCTGTTGGGCGTTGTGGCAGTGCTGTTTGGTATTGGTAAAACCCTGTTTTCTCCTAAATATACCAAGGGCATCTGGTTTGCAGGTATTGGAACCGTATTGACAGTTCTGGCTCTTTTCCTGATTGCCGGTTACAACAATACGGCTTATTATCCTTCAACAACTGATTTGCAAAGTTCGCTGACTATTTACAACAGTTCATCAAGTCCGTTCACGCTGAAAGCAATGAGCATTGTTTCGCTATTGATTCCGTTTGTATTGGCTTATATCTTCTATGCATGGAAAGCCATCAATAACAAACCGATTGATGCCGCTGAAATGACCGCTGATGAACATTCCTATTGA